The following coding sequences lie in one Aspergillus luchuensis IFO 4308 DNA, chromosome 8, nearly complete sequence genomic window:
- the rfeD gene encoding putative transcription factor RfeD (COG:S;~EggNog:ENOG410PI97), which produces MQTMPPRASLTSSFSVTDVNNEVVCPLKNNDGSNCRKRCLGEKRYRSMQEHIRRAHPNHYIPKLPATEESFILMVTTPPDQRAHLSPSTQAPSRRRNEIADRDIYVADASSPATPRGIDETHPAAATAAVALAQLHHNRLASDWDTDMETHSDNDRDRLRSVELPSLREHFKQEASLPPFSSPRPRELLPSILTHSPPGRSSTLPPIQHRDKLPRPRKSSISRARKPKHERTRSKEYGRRPSLGDRKALSAEPQTAAWAQGKRWEDLIEAATSATEADDDHNSDVGRSPTMPPLISNITSAPSVGNHRSSLPPAFQPSPGLPPPTSHRPFPPPAYAASPLHKSLTPPPFDTARSRDSDLEPFPSIESSLDSASTASGKTYAFSSHMSTSNNESSPVLNMYPSSASQRQHHRFSNPTPASYRNREIQIYCASCKRPWVLNECYACTECICGVCRECVGLFISSPPASFRNVTSSPGSAMSHGPTSYPSPRGCPRCRTVGGKWKAFQLDFR; this is translated from the exons ATGCAGACCATGCCGCCGCGAGCATCGCTAACCAGCTCCTTCTCGGTCACCGACGTCAATAATGAAGTGGTGTGTCCGTTGAAGAATAACGATGGCTCCAATTGCCGGAAGAGATGTCTGGGT GAGAAGCGCTATCGCTCCATGCAGGAGCACATCCGGAGAGCCCACCCGAACCACTACATTCCGAAGCTCCCGGCAACCGAGGAGAGCTTCATCTTGATGGTGACCACCCCTCCAGACCAACGGGCCCATCTATCTCCCTCAACTCAAGCTCCATCTCGGCGACGCAATG AAATTGCTGATCGGGATATCTACGTTGCTGACGCTAGCTCTCCGGCAACCCCGCGGGGCATTGACGAGACTCACCCCGCGGCAGCGACCGCCGCCGTCGCATTGGCGCAATTGCACCACAACCGTCTAGCTTCCGACTGGGATACGGACATG GAGACTCACTCGGACAATGACCGAGACCGCCTGCGATCCGTTGAACTGCCTTCCCTGAGGGAGCACTTCAAGCAGGAGGCTTCGCTGCCTCCATTCTCATCCCCTCGTCCTCGCGAGCTTCTCCCGTCCATTCTGACGCACTCCCCGCCCGGTCGCTCTTCCACCCTGCCTCCCATCCAGCATCGAGACAagcttcctcgtcctcgcaAGTCGTCCATTTCTAGAGCTAGAAAACCGAAGCATGAGCGGACCAGATCCAAGGAATACGGCCGACGCCCTAGTCTGGGCGATCGCAAGGCGCTTTCTGCGGAACCACAGACTGCCGCATGGGCCCAAGGCAAGCGCTGGGAAGACCTGATTGAGGCAGCTACCTCGGCCACGGAAGCGGATGACGATCACAACTCGGAT GTTGGTCGGTCGCCTACAATGCCCCCGTTGATCTCCAACATCACTTCGGCGCCTTCGGTCGGCAATCACCGGTCATCGCTACCACCGGCTTTTCAACCCTCACCTGGACTGCCGCCACCGACCTCTCATCGgcctttccctcctcccgcctATGCGGCGTCACCGCTACACAAGTCTTTAACGCCGCCGCCATTTGACACCGCACGCAGTCGCGATAGTGATTTGGAACCATTTCCCTCCATTGAATCCTCGCTGGATTCGGCATCGACGGCGTCAGGGAAAACCTACGCTTTTTCGAGTCACATGAGCACCTCCAACAACGAGTCTAGCCCGGTATTGAACATgtatccttcttctgcatctcagCGCCAGCATCATCGCTTTTCCAACCCCACCCCGGCGTCATACCGCAACAGAGAGATCCAAATCTATTGTGCCAGTTGCAAACGCCCGTGGGTTTTGAATGAATGCTACGCCTGTACGGAGTGCATCTGTGGCGTGTGTCGAGAGTGTGTCGGATTGTTCATCAGCAGCCCGCCCGCCTCTTTTAGGAATGTGACGTCGAGTCCGGGCAGTGCGATGTCCCACGGACCAACAAGCTATCCCAGTCCCCGAGGCTGCCCTCGCTGCCGCACTGTGGGTGGAAAATGGAAAGCTTTCCAGCTCGACTTCAGGTGA
- a CDS encoding uncharacterized protein (COG:F;~EggNog:ENOG410PNJY;~InterPro:IPR029062): MRTQKHLHIAVLDVDVPVPNVYYARGLYSTQFRKLLRAAAGRIAEDEGRGEDIEIHTTAFDTLGGNLPSLASLSTQPTATVTKAGEVINPLALPITGILITGSVASTYGAEYQSWVAPLLEFITTVYEQYPHVRIFGSCFGHQALAEALLAGSASANEVKVGCCPNGKEAGLAQVELTKGFVDAFPCLRGKRALRLQMIHGDWVTVESSPEKALPSPWMNIGGSKPCPIQGLYCPGRVLSYQGHFEFDSFVNRETCVDFGGRLGWAKELVEQYVTAIGDVDGSGDDSKLAAEVLVRFFAGEDGAHDKQDMIKAQDEKSVGVTRLIGGLVGQLMGGSWWPSKA, from the coding sequence ATGAGAACCCAGAAACATCTCCACATCGCCGTCCTGGACGTCGACGTCCCGGTTCCGAACGTCTACTACGCTCGCGGTCTTTATAGTACCCAATTTCGCAAGCTGCTTCGGGCTGCTGCGGGGCGGAttgcagaagatgaaggaagagGTGAAGATATTGAGATCCACACCACTGCGTTCGACACTCTTGGTGGTAATTTGCCGTCGCTGGCTAGTTTAAGCACGCAGCCTACTGCCACAGTGACCAAGGCTGGGGAGGTTATCAATCCGCTGGCTTTGCCTATCACCGGTATCTTGATTACGGGGTCAGTGGCGTCCACGTATGGTGCTGAGTACCAGTCATGGGTTGCACCGTTGCTGGAGTTCATTACCACTGTGTATGAGCAGTATCCGCATGTGCGGATCTTTGGAAGTTGTTTTGGCCACCAGGCGCTTGCAGAGGCTTTGCTTGCGGGATCTGCTTCGGCCAATGAGGTCAAGGTGGGATGTTGTCCTAATGGAAAAGAAGCTGGACTGGCGCAGGTTGAACTCACAAAGGGGTTTGTGGACGCATTTCCCTGCTTGAGGGGAAAGCGCGCGTTGAGACTGCAGATGATTCATGGGGATTGGGTGACGGTTGAGTCTTCACCTGAGAAAGCGCTTCCCTCGCCTTGGATGAACATTGGGGGATCAAAGCCTTGCCCTATTCAAGGCTTGTATTGTCCAGGACGTGTTCTGTCCTATCAAGGTCATTTTGAATTCGACTCCTTCGTCAACCGTGAGACATGTGTCGACTTTGGAGGGAGATTGGGGTGGGCGAAAGAGCTTGTCGAGCAGTATGTGACGGCAATTGGAGACGTGGACGGAAGCGGTGATGACTCCAAATTAGCCGCGGAGGTGCTGGTAAGATTCTTTGCGGGTGAAGATGGCGCGCATGACAAGCAAGACATGATCAAGGCacaggatgagaagagcGTGGGAGTAACCAGATTAATTGGTGGTCTGGTGGGCCAGTTGATGGGTGGGAGCTGGTGGCCCAGCAAGGCATAA
- a CDS encoding TauD/TfdA family dioxygenase (COG:I;~EggNog:ENOG410PK9F;~InterPro:IPR042098,IPR003819;~PFAM:PF02668;~go_function: GO:0016491 - oxidoreductase activity [Evidence IEA];~go_process: GO:0055114 - oxidation-reduction process [Evidence IEA]) — MALTQQQPATIPLDVFPDGLKTTGQHPPLYEHIHPFDKFPKEITGPTVWKPEDYSNNPEKWTHRFTEEEIEELSAAADGFLEAKIPMTGISKSNFPLPNLAARLHELRADLLDGKGFILFKGFPVEKWGNHKSAVAYMGLGTYLGYFVSQNSRGHVLGHVKDLGEDPTQIDSVRIYRTNARQFFHADDSDIVGLLCIHRAKEGGESDLCSSHNVYNVLAKERPDVLKTLTEPIWYFDRKGETSTGQEEYIKTSVVYLERGENPRVYTKWDPYYVRSLTRFSDAGIIPPLSAAQVEALEVLEATCNRVKLHMILEVGDIQFLANSHVLHARTAYVDHAPPTPRRHLMRLWLATPESEGGWKLPFWDSNEKKRGGIQVDDQAPVAPLDAE, encoded by the exons ATGGCTCtaacccaacaacaacccgcCACTATCCCCCTAGACGTCTTCCCCGACGGACTAAAAACCACTGgtcaacaccctcccctctaCGAACATATCCATCCCTTCGATAAATTCCCCAAGGAGATTACTGGCCCCACGGTCTGGAAGCCTGAGGATTACAGCAATAACCCGGAGAAATGGACGCATCGGTtcacggaggaggagatcgaggagTTATCCGCCGCTGCGGATGGGTTTTTGGAGGCGAAGATTCCCATGACTGGTATTAGCAAG AGcaacttccccctccccaacctaGCTGCCCGCCTGCACGAACTCCGCGCCGACCTCCTCGACGGCAAGGGattcatcctcttcaaggGCTTCCCTGTTGAGAAGTGGGGAAACCACAAGTCTGCTGTCGCGTACATGGGTCTCGGCACGTACCTCGGGTACTTTGTTAGCCAGAACAGTCGGGGCCATGTGCTCGGCCATGTGAAGGATCTGGGCGAGGATCCGACGCAGATCGATTCTGTGCGGATTTATCGCACGAATGCTAG ACAATTCTTCCACGCAGATGACTCCGATATCGTTGGCTTGCTTTGCATCCACCGCGCcaaggagggaggtgaaTCTGACCTGTGCTCCTCGCACAACGTCTATAACGTCCTGGCGAAGGAGCGCCCGGATGTGCTCAAGACCCTCACGGAACCGATCTGGTACTTCGACCGGAAGGGCGAGACGAGCACGGGACAGGAGGAGTATATCAAGACGAGTGTTGTATATCTGGAGCGTGGGGAGAACCCTCGCGTTTATACCAA GTGGGACCCCTACTATGTGCGCTCTCTCACTCGCTTTTCCGACGCTGGAATCATCCCTCCGCTTTCGGCTGCTCAGGTTGAAGCTCTGGAGGTCCTTGAGGCGACTTGCAACCGCGTCAAACTGCACATGATCCTCGAAGTCGGCGACATTCAGTTCCTGGCCAACTCCCATGTGCTGCATGCACGCACGGCCTATGTTGATCACGCTCCGCCTACGCCCAGACGCCATCTCATGCGGTTGTGGTTGGCCACGCCGGAGAGCGAGGGCGGATGGAAGCTGCCGTTCTGGGATAgcaatgagaagaagagaggtggTATCCAGGTCGATGATCAGGCCCCGGTGGCTCCTCTGGATGCTGAGTAA
- a CDS encoding anaphase promoting complex subunit 2 (BUSCO:EOG09260FKU;~COG:D;~EggNog:ENOG410PJJA;~InterPro:IPR036317,IPR014786,IPR001373,IPR036388, IPR036390,IPR016158;~PFAM:PF08672;~go_function: GO:0031625 - ubiquitin protein ligase binding [Evidence IEA];~go_process: GO:0006511 - ubiquitin-dependent protein catabolic process [Evidence IEA]) — protein MPSTTTTIHTSRRRVFNSVLPSASLEDFPSAGLAIGPTTSTLFPNFSSGTKTRDSSSQFRSSITSDKTDIDEPWMDQVTLDRAWQVATKFLAIPDCGFDILYRYEDIGEAKFLRLTNRDKKPTREVMDALEYLMKPFTMGLDVTEDMAQRNILDWYAYEMRRHFLKNFRGGLYKLLNYPQKERLLHKIVECLQLARRIYFSHLMEYLLPLLDTSDQEPMFVKLRTSFHMMVAYALPWSLRSTLLTHVITTEALVILGIDTLGEERDDESGSVDDMEVDRQFSVSYQDWRNEPSVEARMSLMAGEDARVSASREVLLVLFDGLQMVGMGGDKAQKVFASVMDTMLSEFIRAAYTGQWEGPSLVVQHLRHWIENVFARLVVQVLAIINTPESGIREPDSLDVNLSDVEKWQEIGISRLGALRVGELFDIIVEWPASSGAIEDLRHFTTYPAARSHLTHSFIAVLNQRLLHPGASTVEILQVYISIIRAFNLLDPKGVLLDRIARPIRRYLRDRDDTVKVIVGGLLSDPADADGQTASHTDTLVELSAELTKAHQNSLRADSGELDWDDMNWVPDPVDAAPDYRKSKTSDVIGSLISLFESKEMFVKEMQNMLGERLLQKRADFDQEMSVLELLKVRFGDNALQACEVMLRDIFDSRRVDAVIRNDQGLSGKRKAQLPVTPDGRRATEDEEDMPELHAKILSHFFWPEIQGLEFNVPEEISSLQQRYAQGFGSLKQSRKLTWLNGLGQVTVELDLEDRVFMDEVTTWQATVIYAFNSSSDEAVTKTTDGLASELGMSTALVRSACLFWVSKRILVETQRDTFRVLEVLPSEEGDASSGEPGLPGAGDAEDQSAESAQAAAEADAAAAAAAKETAEAAAMEKMNLYWQFIVGMLTNQGAMPLQRIVMMLKIAVPGGFPYSNEELREFLAGMVSKGKLEIISGGSYKIVQ, from the exons ATGccatccacaaccacaaccatccACACCAGTCGCCGACGCGTCTTCAACTCCGTCCTCCCCTCCGCGTCCCTAGAAGATTTCCCATCCGCCGGCCTCGCAATCGGACCTACAACCTCCACTCTCTTTCCGAATTTCTCCTCCGGCACGAAAACCCGCGATAGCAGCTCGCAGTTTCGATCTTCAATAACGTCAGATAAAACCGATATTGACGAGCCATGGATGGACCAAGTGACATTGGACCGCGCCTGGCAGGTTGCGACAAAGTTCCTTGCCATCCCGGATTGCGGGTTCGATATACTCTACCGATATGAGGATATAGGAGAGGCGAAGTTTCTGCGCTTGACGAATCGCGACAAGAAACCTACACGGGAGGTGATGGACGCCCTCGAGTACTTGATGAAGCCTTTTACAATGGGTTTGGATGTGACGGAGGATATGGCGCAAAGGAATATCCTGGATTGGTATGCATATGAGATGCGGAGGCACTTTTTGAAGAATTTCAGGGGTGGGCTGTATAAG CTTCTGAATTATCCCCAGAAAGAAAGGTTGCTACATAAGATCGTGGAATGCCTGCAGCTGGCAAGGAGGATATACTTTTCGCATTTGATGGAATACTTACTGCCGCTTCTCGATACTTCCGATCAAGAGCCTATGTTCGTCAAGCTCCGGACGTCGTTCCACATGATGGTCGCTTATGCGTTGCCGTGGTCGTTGAGGTCTACGTTGCTGACACATGTTATTACTACGGAGGCTTTAGTTATCCTGGGGATTGATACTCTgggtgaggagagagatgaCGAGTCAGGGAGCGTTGATGATATGGAAGTCGATCGGCAATTCTCGGTCTCGTACCAGGACTGGCGAAATGAGCCCTCTGTCGAGGCCAGGATGAGCCTGATGGCTGGAGAGGATGCGCGTGTTAGTGCGTCTCGAGAGGTCCTTCTGGTGCTCTTTGATGGGCTACAGATGGTTGGCATGGGCGGCGACAAGGCGCAGAAGGTCTTTGCTAGTGTCATGGATACCATGCTGAGCGAATTCATTCGAGCGGCATACACCGGGCAATGGGAAGGGCCTTCACTAGTCGTCCAGCATTTACGGCACTGGATTGAGAACGTGTTCGCGCGGCTGGTCGTCCAAGTCCTAGCCATAATTAACACTCCAGAGTCTGGGATCAGGGAACCGGATAGTCTCGATGTGAATCTGAGTGATGTGGAGAAGTGGCAGGAAATTGGTATTTCTCGCCTTGGGGCTCTCCGGGTAGGCGAACTCTTTGATATCATTGTTGAGTGGCCTGCGAGCAGTGGAGCTATCGAAGATTTACGGCACTTTACTACGTATCCGGCAGCACGATCCCATCTAACGCACTCTTTCATTGCCGTTCTCAACCAGCGATTGTTGCACCCAGGTGCATCTACTGTCGAGATTCTGCAGGTGTATATCTCCATTATACGGGCATTCAACCTATTAGATCCGAAGGGGGTGCTTCTGGATCGAATTGCTAGGCCCATTCGCAGATACCTTCGCGACCGCGATGACACCGTCAAGGTCATCGTTGGCGGGCTCTTGTCTGATCCGGCCGATGCTGATGGACAAACTGCTTCTCACACGGACACACTGGTGGAGTTGTCAGCCGAACTGACGAAAGCACACCAGAACTCGCTGCGAGCCGACAGCGGAGAACTCGACTGGGATGATATGAACTGGGTTCCCGACCCGGTCGACGCGGCACCAGACTATCGGAAGTCGAAAACGTCTGACGTTATTGGAAGCCTTATCAGTCTCTTCGAGTCCAAGGAGATGTTCGTCAAGGAGATGCAGAACATGCTGGGTGAGCGACTACTACAGAAGCGTGCCGACTTTGACCAGGAGATGTCCGTTCTGGAGCTTCTCAAGGTACGCTTTGGTGACAATGCCTTGCAAGCTTGTGAAGTCATGCTGCGGGATATCTTCGACTCCCGCCGTGTTGACGCCGTTATACGCAATGACCAAGGATTGAGCGGAAAGCGCAAGGCTCAACTGCCAGTTACTCCTGACGGCAGACGAGCaacagaggatgaagaagacatgcCAGAGCTTCACGCCAAGATCCTCTCGCACTTCTTCTGGCCTGAAATCCAAGGGTTAGAGTTCAATGTTCCAGAGGAGATTTCCTCGCTCCAGCAGCGCTACGCGCAAGGGTTTGGATCGCTGAAGCAGTCGCGCAAGCTCACCTGGTTGAACGGACTCGGACAGGTCACTGTGGAGCTGGATCTCGAGGACCGCGTGTTCATGGACGAGGTTACTACCTGGCAAGCCACAGTGATCTACGCCTTTAATTCGTCGTCGGACGAGGCCGTGACTAAGACAACGGATGGACTCGCCAGCGAACTCGGTATGTCGACTGCACTCGTGCGCAGCGCATGTCTCTTCTGGGTAAGCAAGCGTATTCTCGTGGAAACACAGCGGGATACATTCCGAGTCCTGGAGGTCCTTCCGAGCGAAGAGGGCGATGCATCAAGCGGAGAGCCTGGATTACCTGGAGCAGGTGATGCAGAGGACCAGTCAGCAGAATCAGCACAAGCAGCAGCCGAGGCAgatgcggcggcggcagcggcagcgaagGAAACGGCCGAagcggcggcgatggagaaAATGAATCTGTATTGGCAGTTTATTGTGGGCATGTTGACCAACCAGGGCGCAATGCCACTGCAACGGATCgtgatgatgctgaagaTCGCCGTTCCGGGAGGATTCCCATACAGCAACGAGGAGCTGCGAGAGTTCCTAGCCGGGATGGTGTCAAAGGGAAAGCTGGAGATCATCAGCGGAGGCAGCTACAAGATTGTGCAGTGA